A window from Pseudomonas campi encodes these proteins:
- the def gene encoding peptide deformylase — translation MAILNILEFPDSRLRTLAKPVTVFDEALHKLIDDMFETMYAAPGIGLAATQVNVHKRLVVMDLSEDKSEPRVFINPEFESLTEQMDQYQEGCLSVPGFYENVDRPQKVRIKAQDRDGKPYELIAEGLLAVCIQHECDHLNGKLFVDYLSSLKRDRIKKKLEKQHRQQA, via the coding sequence ATGGCGATTCTCAACATCCTCGAATTTCCCGACTCGCGCCTGCGCACCCTTGCCAAGCCGGTCACCGTATTCGACGAAGCACTGCACAAGCTGATCGACGACATGTTCGAGACCATGTACGCCGCGCCCGGTATCGGCCTGGCCGCGACCCAGGTCAACGTACACAAGCGTCTGGTGGTGATGGACCTGTCCGAGGACAAATCCGAACCGCGGGTGTTCATCAACCCCGAGTTCGAGTCCCTCACCGAGCAGATGGATCAGTACCAGGAAGGCTGCCTGTCGGTGCCTGGCTTCTATGAAAATGTAGACCGTCCGCAGAAAGTGCGGATCAAGGCCCAGGATCGTGACGGCAAACCCTACGAGCTGATCGCCGAAGGCCTGCTGGCGGTGTGCATCCAGCACGAGTGCGACCACCTCAACGGCAAGCTGTTCGTCGACTACCTGTCCAGCCTTAAGCGCGACCGGATCAAGAAGAAGCTGGAAAAACAGCACCGCCAGCAAGCTTGA
- the fmt gene encoding methionyl-tRNA formyltransferase, with translation MRIVFAGTPEFAAQHLQALLDAGRQIVAVYTQPDRPAGRGQKLAPSPVKQLALQHGIAVYQPQTLRDPAAQAELAALKPDLMVVVAYGLILPQVVLDTPRLGCINSHASLLPRWRGAAPIQRAIQAGDASSGVTVMQMEAGLDTGPMLLKVSTTITAADTGGSLHDRLAQLGSAAVVEAVSKLAAGELHGEVQDDSQATYAHKLNKDEARLDWSRPADELERLIRAFNPWPICHSTLNGEPLKVLAASLGEGAGQPGEILAASKDGLTVACGTGALRLTRLQLPGGKPLSFADLYNSRREQFAVGLVLGQ, from the coding sequence ATGCGTATCGTCTTTGCCGGCACCCCGGAATTCGCCGCCCAGCACCTGCAGGCCCTGCTCGACGCCGGTCGCCAGATCGTCGCCGTCTACACCCAGCCGGACCGCCCGGCCGGACGCGGACAGAAGCTCGCGCCCAGCCCGGTCAAGCAACTGGCGCTGCAACATGGGATTGCCGTGTACCAGCCGCAGACCCTGCGTGACCCGGCCGCCCAGGCCGAACTGGCCGCGCTCAAGCCGGACCTGATGGTGGTGGTGGCCTACGGCCTGATCCTGCCGCAGGTGGTACTGGACACCCCGCGCCTGGGCTGCATCAACAGCCACGCCTCCTTGCTGCCACGCTGGCGCGGCGCGGCGCCGATCCAGCGCGCGATACAGGCTGGCGATGCCAGCTCGGGGGTTACCGTGATGCAGATGGAGGCCGGTCTGGATACCGGGCCGATGCTGCTCAAGGTCAGTACCACCATCACCGCCGCCGATACCGGCGGCAGCCTGCACGACCGCCTGGCCCAGCTCGGTTCGGCGGCAGTGGTCGAGGCGGTGAGCAAGCTGGCCGCCGGCGAACTGCACGGCGAAGTGCAGGACGACAGCCAGGCCACCTACGCGCACAAGCTGAACAAGGACGAGGCGCGCCTCGACTGGAGCCGCCCGGCCGACGAACTGGAGCGCCTGATCCGCGCCTTCAACCCCTGGCCGATCTGCCACAGCACACTAAACGGCGAACCGCTGAAAGTGCTGGCCGCCAGCCTGGGCGAGGGCGCCGGCCAGCCCGGAGAGATCCTAGCGGCGAGCAAGGACGGCCTGACCGTGGCTTGCGGCACCGGCGCCCTGCGCCTGACCCGCCTGCAGCTGCCCGGTGGCAAGCCGCTGAGTTTCGCCGACCTTTACAACAGCCGCCGCGAGCAGTTCGCCGTCGGCCTGGTGCTCGGACAATGA
- the rsmB gene encoding 16S rRNA (cytosine(967)-C(5))-methyltransferase RsmB, which translates to MNPRLAAARALAAVLNGKASLGSSLPPLLDKVEARDRGLAQDLAFGAARWQPRLALLAEKLLQKPFKAADRDVEALLLIGLYQLFYTRIPPHAAIGETVACVDKLKKSSLKGLLNAVLRNAQRDGEALCASLDKDPVLHTAHPRWLQKRLKADWPEHWQAICAANNEHPPLLLRVNRRHGSRDAYLAELRAAGIEAAPCSFSQDGIRLLAPCDVKTLPGFLDGRLSVQDEAAQLAAELLDLAPGQRVLDACAAPGGKTCHLLEVEPGLGEVVAIDLESSRLLRVRENLDRLGLQATLIAADGRDTASWWDGQPFQRILLDAPCSATGVIRRHPDIKLTRQADDIAALAQLQGELLDALWPTLDVGGVLLYATCSVLPQENSDNIAAFLARTSGARELDIAGAPGQPTAGLKTTHGRQLLPQVDGHDGFYYAKLIKIAASRG; encoded by the coding sequence ATGAACCCACGCCTGGCCGCCGCCCGTGCCCTGGCCGCCGTGCTAAATGGCAAGGCCTCGCTGGGCAGCAGCCTGCCGCCGCTGCTGGACAAGGTCGAGGCGCGCGACCGCGGCCTAGCCCAAGACCTGGCCTTCGGCGCCGCGCGCTGGCAACCGCGCCTGGCCCTGCTCGCCGAGAAACTCCTGCAGAAACCGTTCAAGGCTGCCGACCGCGATGTCGAGGCCCTGCTGCTGATCGGCCTGTACCAGCTGTTCTACACCCGCATCCCGCCCCACGCGGCGATCGGCGAGACGGTGGCCTGCGTCGACAAGCTGAAGAAGTCCTCGCTCAAGGGCCTGCTCAACGCCGTGCTGCGCAATGCCCAGCGCGACGGCGAGGCACTCTGCGCCAGCCTGGACAAGGACCCGGTGCTGCACACCGCGCACCCGCGCTGGCTGCAGAAGCGCCTGAAGGCCGACTGGCCCGAACACTGGCAGGCCATCTGCGCCGCCAACAACGAGCATCCGCCACTGCTGCTGCGGGTCAACCGCCGCCACGGTAGCCGCGACGCCTACCTGGCCGAACTGCGCGCGGCCGGCATCGAGGCCGCGCCCTGCAGCTTCAGCCAAGACGGCATCCGCCTGCTCGCACCCTGCGATGTAAAAACCCTGCCCGGCTTCCTGGACGGCCGCCTCAGCGTGCAGGACGAAGCCGCCCAACTGGCTGCCGAACTGCTGGATCTGGCCCCCGGCCAACGGGTGCTGGATGCCTGCGCCGCACCGGGCGGCAAGACCTGCCACCTGCTCGAAGTCGAGCCGGGCCTGGGCGAAGTGGTTGCCATCGACCTGGAGTCCAGCCGCCTGCTGCGGGTGCGTGAAAACCTCGACCGCCTCGGCCTGCAGGCCACCCTGATCGCCGCCGACGGCCGCGATACCGCCAGCTGGTGGGACGGCCAGCCGTTCCAGCGCATCCTGCTGGACGCGCCCTGCTCGGCCACCGGGGTCATTCGCCGCCATCCGGATATCAAACTGACCCGCCAGGCCGACGACATTGCCGCCCTGGCGCAGTTGCAGGGCGAACTGCTAGACGCCCTGTGGCCGACCCTGGACGTCGGCGGCGTGCTGCTCTACGCCACCTGCTCGGTGCTGCCGCAGGAAAACAGCGACAACATCGCCGCCTTCCTCGCCCGCACTTCTGGGGCGCGCGAGCTGGATATCGCCGGCGCGCCTGGACAACCGACCGCCGGCCTGAAAACCACCCATGGCCGCCAGTTGCTACCGCAAGTCGACGGCCACGATGGCTTCTACTATGCCAAGCTGATCAAGATCGCCGCGTCACGCGGCTAA
- the trkA gene encoding Trk system potassium transporter TrkA yields MKIIILGAGQVGGTLAEHLAGEANDITVVDTDADRLRDLGDRLDIRTVVGRGSFPTVLRQAGADDADMLVAVTNSDEVNMIACQVAYTLFHTPTKIARVREAAYLTRAGLFDNEAIPVDVLISPEQVVTNYIKRLIEYPGALQVIDFAEGKAQLVAVKAYYGGPLVGQQLKQLRQHMPNVDTRVAAIFRRNRPIMPQGDTVIEADDEVFFIAAKAHIRAVMSEMRRLEDSYKKVVIAGGGHIGERLAEAIESRYQVKIIEMNPARCRYLSENLESTIVLQGSASDRDLLVEENINDADIFLALTNDDEANIMSSLLAKRLGARKVMTIINNPAYVDLVQGGDIDIAISPQLATIGTLLTHVRRGDIQSVHSLRRGAAEAIEAIAHGDAKSSKVVGRMIEEIALPPGTTIGAIIRDEEVLIAHDDTLIESGDHVILFLVDKKYIRDVERLFQVGLTFF; encoded by the coding sequence GTGAAAATCATCATTCTCGGTGCCGGCCAGGTCGGCGGCACATTGGCGGAACACCTGGCCGGCGAGGCCAACGACATCACCGTGGTCGACACCGATGCCGACCGCCTGCGCGACCTCGGCGACCGCCTGGATATCCGCACCGTGGTCGGCCGTGGCTCCTTCCCCACCGTGCTGCGCCAGGCCGGGGCCGACGACGCCGACATGCTGGTGGCGGTGACCAACAGCGACGAAGTCAACATGATCGCCTGCCAGGTCGCCTACACCCTGTTCCACACCCCGACCAAGATCGCCCGCGTGCGCGAAGCCGCCTACCTGACTCGCGCCGGTCTGTTCGACAACGAGGCGATCCCGGTCGACGTGCTGATCAGCCCCGAGCAGGTGGTGACCAACTACATCAAGCGCCTGATCGAATACCCCGGCGCCCTGCAGGTCATCGACTTCGCCGAGGGCAAGGCCCAGCTGGTGGCGGTCAAGGCCTACTACGGTGGTCCGCTGGTCGGCCAGCAGCTCAAGCAGCTGCGCCAGCACATGCCCAACGTCGACACCCGGGTGGCGGCGATCTTCCGCCGCAACCGGCCGATCATGCCGCAGGGCGACACGGTGATCGAAGCCGACGACGAGGTGTTCTTCATCGCCGCCAAGGCACATATCCGCGCGGTAATGAGCGAGATGCGCCGTCTCGAAGACAGCTACAAGAAGGTGGTGATCGCCGGCGGCGGACACATCGGCGAGCGCCTGGCCGAGGCCATCGAGAGCCGCTACCAGGTGAAAATCATCGAGATGAACCCGGCGCGCTGCCGCTACCTCTCGGAGAACCTGGAGAGCACCATCGTCCTCCAGGGCAGCGCCTCCGACCGCGACCTGCTGGTGGAAGAGAACATCAACGATGCCGACATCTTCCTGGCCCTGACCAACGACGACGAGGCCAACATTATGTCGTCGCTGCTGGCCAAGCGCCTCGGCGCGCGCAAGGTGATGACCATCATCAACAACCCGGCCTATGTCGACCTGGTCCAGGGCGGCGATATCGACATTGCCATCAGCCCGCAGCTGGCCACCATCGGCACCCTGCTGACCCACGTGCGCCGTGGCGACATCCAGAGTGTGCACTCGCTGCGCCGCGGTGCGGCGGAAGCCATCGAGGCCATCGCCCACGGCGACGCTAAATCGAGCAAGGTAGTCGGGCGGATGATCGAGGAAATTGCCCTGCCGCCAGGCACCACCATCGGCGCGATCATCCGCGACGAGGAAGTGCTGATCGCCCACGACGACACCCTGATCGAATCGGGTGACCATGTGATCCTGTTCCTGGTCGACAAGAAGTACATCCGCGACGTCGAGCGTCTGTTCCAGGTCGGTCTGACCTTCTTCTGA
- a CDS encoding tetratricopeptide repeat protein yields the protein MTTPDSLEKLLAKGVDNALLRFGLGKGYLDAGAPARAAEHLQKCLGFDPNYSAAWKLLGQACQRQGLGEEARQAWHNGLEVARKRGDKQTEKEMLVFLRRLEKAAGQDGGAP from the coding sequence ATGACCACACCGGATAGCCTGGAAAAGCTGCTGGCCAAGGGCGTCGACAACGCCCTGCTGCGCTTCGGCCTGGGCAAGGGCTACCTGGATGCCGGGGCGCCGGCGCGGGCTGCCGAGCACCTGCAAAAGTGCCTGGGTTTCGACCCCAACTATTCGGCGGCGTGGAAGCTGCTCGGGCAGGCCTGCCAGCGCCAGGGCCTCGGCGAAGAAGCCCGCCAGGCCTGGCACAACGGCCTGGAAGTGGCACGCAAGCGCGGCGACAAGCAGACGGAAAAGGAAATGCTGGTGTTTCTGCGGCGCCTGGAGAAGGCGGCCGGTCAGGACGGTGGAGCCCCGTAG
- a CDS encoding PilZ domain-containing protein, which translates to MDNKREHNRTPLKVQLRIDHPVHGQMLVTTRDISESGVFVVIDDAQRLLQIGELVSGQVQGLPMEAPVVQMEVVRFEPSGVALIFQRD; encoded by the coding sequence ATGGACAACAAGCGCGAGCACAATCGCACCCCGCTCAAGGTCCAGCTGCGCATCGACCATCCGGTGCACGGCCAGATGCTGGTGACCACCCGCGACATTTCCGAGAGTGGCGTGTTCGTGGTGATCGACGATGCCCAGCGCCTGCTGCAGATCGGCGAACTGGTCAGCGGCCAGGTGCAAGGCCTGCCCATGGAGGCGCCGGTGGTGCAGATGGAAGTGGTGCGCTTCGAGCCCAGTGGGGTAGCGCTGATCTTCCAGCGCGACTAA
- a CDS encoding lysophospholipid acyltransferase: protein MEKFKGALVVGFLRLFALLPWRAVQAVGAAIGWLMWKLPNSSREVARINLAKCFPELSPAELEQLLGRALMDIGRTFTESACAWIWPAQRSIDLVREVEGLEVLQAALASGKGVVGITSHLGNWEVLNHFYCAQCKPIIFYRPPKLKAVDELLQKQRVQMGNKVAASTKEGILSVIKEVRRGGAVGIPADPEPSLSSGVFVPFCATQALTSKFVPNMLAGGKAVGVFLHAVRLGDGSGYKVILEAAPEGMYSDNVEQGVAAMSEVIERYVRAYPSQYMWSMKRFKKRPPGEKKWY from the coding sequence GTGGAGAAGTTCAAAGGCGCCCTGGTCGTCGGCTTTCTGCGCTTGTTCGCCCTGCTGCCCTGGCGCGCCGTGCAGGCGGTGGGCGCTGCAATCGGTTGGTTGATGTGGAAATTGCCCAATAGCTCCCGCGAGGTGGCGCGAATCAACCTGGCCAAGTGCTTTCCCGAGCTGTCACCGGCCGAGCTGGAGCAACTGCTCGGCCGGGCGCTGATGGATATCGGGCGCACCTTCACTGAAAGCGCCTGCGCGTGGATCTGGCCGGCACAGAGGTCCATCGATCTGGTGCGCGAAGTCGAAGGCCTGGAGGTGCTGCAAGCGGCGCTGGCTTCCGGCAAGGGCGTGGTCGGCATCACCAGCCATCTGGGCAACTGGGAGGTGCTCAACCACTTCTACTGCGCCCAGTGCAAACCGATCATTTTCTACCGCCCGCCCAAGCTCAAGGCGGTCGATGAACTGCTGCAAAAGCAGCGCGTGCAGATGGGCAACAAGGTCGCGGCCTCGACCAAGGAAGGCATTCTCAGCGTGATCAAGGAAGTGCGTCGCGGCGGCGCCGTAGGCATTCCGGCCGACCCGGAGCCGAGCCTGTCGAGTGGCGTGTTCGTGCCTTTCTGCGCCACCCAGGCACTGACCAGCAAGTTCGTGCCCAATATGCTGGCCGGGGGCAAGGCAGTGGGGGTATTCCTGCATGCCGTGCGCCTGGGCGATGGCTCCGGCTACAAGGTGATACTCGAAGCGGCGCCCGAAGGCATGTACAGCGACAACGTGGAACAAGGCGTGGCGGCCATGAGCGAAGTGATCGAACGCTATGTGCGGGCCTACCCCAGCCAGTACATGTGGAGCATGAAGCGTTTCAAGAAGCGCCCGCCTGGCGAGAAGAAGTGGTATTGA
- a CDS encoding DNA-3-methyladenine glycosylase I translates to MPRCFWCNDDPLYIAYHDQEWGVPLRDPQRLFELLLLEGFQAGLSWITVLKKRARYREVLWGFEVQRLAQMSDEEIEHLMQDPGIIRNRLKLKAARQNAQAWLKLEDPVELLWSFVGGVPKINHFSGRGEVPAVTAQAEAMSKALKKLGFTFVGPTICYAYMQAAGMVMDHTTDCDRYHTLRS, encoded by the coding sequence ATGCCACGCTGCTTCTGGTGCAACGACGACCCGCTGTACATCGCCTATCACGACCAGGAATGGGGGGTGCCGCTGCGCGATCCCCAGCGTCTGTTCGAGCTGCTGTTACTGGAAGGTTTCCAGGCCGGCCTGTCGTGGATCACCGTGCTGAAGAAGCGTGCGCGCTACCGTGAAGTGCTGTGGGGTTTCGAGGTGCAGCGCCTGGCGCAGATGAGCGACGAGGAAATCGAGCACTTGATGCAGGACCCCGGCATCATCCGTAACCGCCTCAAGCTCAAGGCCGCGCGGCAGAATGCCCAGGCCTGGCTCAAGCTGGAGGACCCGGTGGAGTTGCTCTGGTCGTTTGTCGGTGGGGTGCCGAAGATCAACCATTTCAGCGGGCGCGGCGAGGTACCCGCGGTCACGGCGCAGGCCGAGGCGATGAGCAAGGCGCTGAAGAAGCTTGGCTTCACCTTCGTCGGCCCGACCATCTGCTATGCCTACATGCAGGCGGCCGGCATGGTCATGGACCACACCACCGACTGCGATCGCTACCACACACTGCGCAGCTGA
- the glyQ gene encoding glycine--tRNA ligase subunit alpha codes for MSQTTPDVSTFQGLILALQSYWAEQGCVILQPYDMEMGAGTFHTATFLRAIGPETWNAAYVQPSRRPADGRYGENPNRLQHYYQFQVVLKPNPANIQDLYLESLRRIGVDTLVHDIRFVEDNWESPTLGAWGLGWEVWLNGMEVTQFTYFQQVGGVECYPVTGEITYGLERLAMYLQGVDSVYDLVYSDGPFGKVTYGDVFHQNEVEQSTFNFEHANVDKLFELFDFYESEANRLMGLQLPLPAYEMVIKASHSFNLLDARRAISVTARQQYILRVRSLARSIAQSYLLARAKLGFPMATPELRDEVLAKLEAAE; via the coding sequence GTGAGCCAGACTACGCCCGACGTGAGCACCTTCCAAGGTCTGATCCTTGCCCTGCAGAGTTACTGGGCCGAGCAGGGTTGTGTGATCCTGCAGCCCTACGACATGGAAATGGGTGCCGGCACCTTCCACACCGCCACCTTCCTGCGCGCCATCGGCCCGGAGACCTGGAACGCCGCCTACGTGCAGCCGTCCCGGCGTCCCGCCGACGGTCGCTACGGCGAGAACCCCAACCGCCTGCAGCACTACTACCAGTTCCAGGTGGTGCTCAAGCCGAACCCGGCGAACATCCAGGACCTGTACCTGGAATCGCTGCGCCGCATCGGCGTCGACACCCTGGTCCACGACATCCGCTTCGTCGAGGACAACTGGGAGTCGCCGACCCTCGGCGCCTGGGGCCTGGGCTGGGAAGTCTGGCTGAACGGCATGGAAGTCACCCAGTTCACCTACTTCCAGCAGGTCGGCGGCGTCGAGTGCTACCCGGTCACCGGCGAGATCACCTACGGTCTGGAACGCCTGGCCATGTACCTGCAGGGCGTCGACTCGGTGTATGACCTGGTCTACTCCGACGGCCCGTTCGGCAAGGTCACCTACGGCGACGTGTTCCACCAGAACGAAGTGGAGCAGTCCACCTTCAACTTCGAACACGCCAACGTCGACAAGCTGTTCGAGCTGTTCGACTTCTACGAATCCGAAGCCAACCGCCTGATGGGCCTGCAGCTGCCGCTGCCGGCCTACGAAATGGTGATTAAGGCCTCGCACAGCTTCAACCTGCTGGATGCCCGCCGCGCCATCTCGGTGACCGCGCGCCAGCAGTACATCCTGCGCGTGCGCAGCCTGGCGCGCAGCATCGCCCAGAGCTACCTATTGGCCCGCGCCAAGCTCGGCTTCCCGATGGCCACCCCCGAACTGCGTGACGAAGTACTGGCTAAGCTGGAGGCAGCAGAATGA
- the glyS gene encoding glycine--tRNA ligase subunit beta — MSAHDFLVELGTEELPPKALKSLGEAFLAGVEKGLKAAGLSYQSARYYAAPRRLAVLVETLASQQPDRTVNLDGPPVQAAFDKDGNPTQAALGFAKKCGVELSQIDQSGPKLKFSQSIAGQKTVSLLPDIVSAALNDLPIPKRMRWGAGKTEFVRPSQWLVMLFGQHVVDCEILAQKAGRMSRGHRFHANFEVAIESPTSYSHDLRGAFVVADFAKRREQIAARVAELAKAENGTAIVPPALLDEVTALVEWPVPLVCSFEERFLEVPQEALITTMQDNQKYFCLLDGNGKLLPRFITVANIESKDPAQIVSGNEKVVRPRLTDAEFFFKQDKRQPLEKRNERLANVVFQAQLGSVFNKAERVSALAGFIAARIGGDATRAARAGILSKCDLASEMVGEFPEMQGIAGYYYAKHDGEADDVAQALNEQYMPRGAGAELPQTLTGAAVAVADKLDTLVGIFGIGMLPTGSKDPYALRRAALGVLRILIEKQLDLDLSEAIAFAIGQYADKVKADGLAAQVQDFIFDRLRARYEDEGVDVAVYQAVRALSPTAPLDFDQRVQAVQAFRARSEAEALAAANKRVSNLLGKFDGQIPTSVDNALLEAGAEQTLAAAVAAAEQAVAPLAAARRYREALEQLASLREPVDAFFEAVLVNAEDAAVRANRYALLAKLRGLFLGVADISLLG; from the coding sequence ATGAGCGCCCATGATTTCCTGGTTGAACTGGGCACCGAAGAGCTGCCGCCGAAAGCCCTGAAAAGCCTTGGCGAAGCCTTCCTCGCCGGTGTCGAGAAAGGCCTCAAGGCCGCCGGCCTGAGCTACCAGAGCGCCCGCTACTACGCCGCGCCACGCCGCCTGGCCGTGTTGGTCGAGACCCTGGCCAGCCAGCAGCCGGATCGCACCGTCAATCTCGATGGCCCGCCCGTACAGGCCGCCTTCGACAAGGACGGCAACCCGACCCAGGCTGCCCTGGGCTTCGCCAAGAAGTGTGGCGTCGAGCTGAGCCAGATCGATCAGAGTGGTCCGAAGCTGAAGTTCAGCCAGTCCATCGCTGGGCAGAAAACCGTCAGCCTGCTGCCGGATATCGTCAGCGCCGCGCTGAACGACCTGCCGATTCCCAAGCGCATGCGCTGGGGCGCCGGCAAGACTGAATTCGTCCGTCCGAGCCAGTGGCTGGTGATGCTCTTCGGCCAACATGTGGTCGACTGCGAGATCCTCGCCCAGAAGGCCGGACGCATGTCCCGCGGCCATCGCTTCCACGCCAACTTCGAGGTGGCGATCGAGAGTCCGACCAGCTACTCCCATGACCTGCGCGGCGCCTTCGTGGTCGCCGACTTCGCCAAGCGCCGCGAGCAGATCGCCGCGCGCGTCGCGGAACTGGCCAAGGCCGAGAACGGCACCGCCATCGTGCCGCCGGCGCTGCTGGATGAAGTCACCGCCCTGGTCGAATGGCCGGTGCCGCTGGTCTGCTCCTTCGAGGAACGCTTCCTCGAGGTGCCGCAGGAAGCCCTGATCACCACCATGCAGGACAACCAGAAGTACTTCTGCCTGCTGGACGGCAACGGCAAGCTGCTGCCGCGCTTCATCACCGTGGCCAACATCGAGTCGAAAGACCCGGCGCAGATCGTTTCCGGCAACGAAAAAGTGGTGCGCCCACGCCTCACCGACGCCGAGTTCTTCTTCAAGCAGGACAAACGCCAGCCGCTGGAAAAGCGCAACGAGCGCCTGGCCAACGTGGTGTTCCAGGCCCAGCTCGGCAGCGTGTTCAACAAGGCCGAGCGAGTTTCCGCCCTGGCCGGCTTCATCGCCGCGCGCATCGGCGGCGACGCCACCCGTGCCGCCCGCGCCGGCATTCTGTCCAAGTGCGACCTGGCCAGCGAGATGGTCGGCGAGTTCCCGGAAATGCAGGGCATCGCCGGCTACTACTACGCCAAGCACGACGGCGAAGCCGACGACGTGGCCCAGGCGCTGAACGAGCAGTACATGCCGCGCGGCGCTGGCGCCGAGCTACCGCAGACCCTCACCGGGGCTGCCGTGGCGGTGGCCGACAAGCTCGACACCCTGGTCGGCATCTTCGGCATCGGCATGCTGCCCACCGGCTCCAAGGACCCCTACGCCCTGCGTCGAGCGGCCCTGGGCGTGCTGCGCATCCTGATCGAGAAGCAGCTGGACCTGGACCTGAGTGAGGCCATCGCCTTCGCCATCGGCCAGTACGCCGACAAGGTCAAGGCCGACGGTCTCGCCGCTCAGGTGCAGGACTTCATCTTCGACCGCCTGCGTGCGCGCTATGAAGACGAAGGCGTCGACGTCGCCGTGTACCAGGCCGTGCGTGCCCTCAGCCCGACCGCACCGCTGGACTTCGACCAGCGCGTGCAAGCGGTGCAGGCCTTCCGCGCGCGCAGCGAAGCCGAGGCCCTGGCCGCGGCGAACAAGCGCGTGTCCAACCTGCTGGGCAAGTTCGACGGGCAGATCCCGACCAGCGTCGACAACGCCCTGCTCGAAGCCGGTGCCGAGCAGACCCTGGCCGCCGCCGTGGCCGCCGCCGAACAGGCCGTGGCACCGCTGGCCGCCGCGCGCCGCTACCGCGAGGCGCTGGAGCAGCTGGCCAGCCTGCGTGAGCCGGTCGATGCGTTCTTCGAGGCGGTGCTGGTCAACGCCGAGGATGCCGCCGTACGGGCCAACCGCTACGCCCTGCTGGCCAAGCTGCGCGGCCTGTTCCTCGGCGTCGCCGACATCTCGCTGCTGGGCTGA